The following is a genomic window from Polyangia bacterium.
CCGGGCCGTAGAGATCCTCGACGGTCTTGAAGTGGCCAAGGGTGTCTTGCGACAGCAGATCGTCGTCGGGTGGGGCGTTCCAGATCAAAGTCGTCATGCGGGTCAGGGCGTCCTTGCCGCTGATCTGCAACGGGCGCTGGCTGCGCGTGATGGTGGCGCCGCCCGTGCCGGTCGAGGGCGCCGCGCCGCCGCTGCCAGTGGTACCGGTTGTTCCACCGGAGCCAATGGAGCCGCCACTGCCGCTGCTCTGGCCGCCACCGTCGGGACTTTGCCCGACCAGCAGGCGGTCGTCCGAACAGGCGACCTGCCCGGCCAGAGTTACAGCGGACAGGGTGAAAATCAGGAGGGGTCTTTTCATCGGTGTCACTCCACTTTTGGTTGCTGCCGGAGTACGTGGAGGCGACCGCGCGAACCTTACAGTTTTTTCGCGATTCAGTTTTCACCCAGTGCCCGGCGGGCGTCGGCGGCGAATCGGCCGCTCGGGAACCGGTTGACATATGACCGCAGGTCGCGGGTGGCGCCGTCGCCGTCGCCTTGTTTCACCCGGCAGGCGGCCCGCCCGTACAGCGCGCGTTCGACCAGGCCGCGCGGCGCGGCCTGGCCCAAGACGGCGTCAAAGTCGGCGACCGCGCGCGGACAGCTGCTGGAGGAGGCCAGCTCGCCGCGAATGACCTGCAGTTCTTGATCATGCCCGCGCGGCTGCAAATTCAAGGTGCGCAGGACATCCAGGGCGCCGTCGTCCCGGCCCAGCGTCAGCAAGGCGTCCACGCGGGCGACGTCGGCTTCCCGTTGCAGGGTGCCCTGCGGAAAGCGCTGTCGGTACAGATCCAGCGCCGCCAGCGCGCCGGTGGCGTCGTGGTGCTGGCGCAGGCGCGCCACCGCTTGTCCCAGGACCTGTGTTTCGCCGGACAGGGTGCTGGGCACCGGCTGCGGTGGCGGCGTGGCCGACGGCGCGAGCGCCATCTCGACGGGCGCTGGCGCCGCGCTGGCCATCGCCATCGCACGCCGCCCACTGACGAAGCCGCTGCTGGCCGCATGCGGCCGCGCGGGCGCGACCTTCGTCGGAGGCAAGAGGGCGGCGATCGGCGGCGGCGTCGCTGTCTCGGCCGTCGGCGCCAGCGACGGCCCCGGCATTTCGTCTGGCGTCGTCGCCGCAATCGCCGCCTCTGGTGGCGCCTCCCGGATCGCCGCCGCGACGTGCGCATGCCGGGCCGGCCGTCGCTTGACCGTGTTCGGCGTTTCGTCGCTCGCCGGCGTCGGGCCGGCCGGAGGCCACCAGCGGTGCGCTGTCACCGCGCCGACCACCGCGCCGCTGGTCAATAACACAGCCACCGCCACCGCCCAGCGCAGCCCGGCCAGGCTGCGCCAGCGGAACGACGGCGCGTTCATGGTCAGCCGCGACCAGATGCGGGCGCGCTCGGCGCCGCTCAATCCTGCCGCCGGCTCGCCCGACCGGATCAAATCGCCCAGCCGATCGGCGTCAGTTGTTCCACCCGGCGCCGCCGCCGACCAGCGTGCCGGTTCCCCGTCGATCGATCCTGCGCGCCCGCGGCGGATGTTCGTTTGCTTGCCGTTCATGGCCTTCCCTTCGCCTCCCAGACCAAAAATCTCTTCAAGACTTTTTCCCGCCCCCGGTGCAGCCGGATCCAGACGTTGGCCAGCGACGTACCGGTCAGCGTGGCGATCTGCTCGCCGCTTAGCCCCTCGATCTCGAACAGCACGATCACCGTGCGATATTTTTCGGCGACCCCGTCCAGGATGCGATAAAGCGCGGCGGTCGCCTCGCGCTTTTCCAGAGTGTCCACCGGCCCCGCCTGATCGGCGGCGATGCGATCGAGTTCATCGTCGCCAACCCGACCGGCGCGCGATCCGTTGCCGCCTCCCAGCCCGCGCCAAAAATGCCGGCGGCGGCGGCGATCCTGGACCACCCGCAAAGTGATCTCATAGAGCCAGGTGGTGATCTTGGCTTCGCCGCGCCACTCGGGCAGGCGGCGCTGCACCACCAGAAACACCTCGTGCACCAGGTCCTCGACGTCCAGCTCGGGGCCGCCCATCCGTCGCGCCCACGTCGCCACCGCATCGGCGTGGCGGCGATAGATCGTCGCCAGATCGGGGCGAGGGTCAGGGGCGAGGGGATGGTCCATGGTCTCCTCGCCGGCATCGCCACGCGGCCGGCGAACGGCTGAGACGGGCGCGTGCAAACGCGGTGGGGACATGGACCTGAACCCTTTTGTGGCCGCGGACTGGCCAATCTTACAGTTTTTGTTTTGCCCGCGGCGGCCGGCTCAAGGGCAGGCGCAGAAGCTCAATCCCAGCGCCAGGATGCCTTCGATGCGGGGCAAAGACACCGACGCGCCGCTCGGTGATTCATAGGCCACCTGGCGCCGCAGCCAGCCATAAGCCGACAGATCAACCCAGGGCGCAAAAAGCCGCCCCGGCAACATCAGGCGCGCGCCCAACCCGCCACCGATGTCCAGCCCGCTCGCGTCTTGGTCATTGATAAAGTGGCCTCCGCTGGCCAGCACCAGCGCTCCCAGCGCATCGGCGTGCAGATCAAAGAAGACACCGCGGCCGCGCGACGCCCATCGCCACTGCGGGCCCAACCCAGCGATGAAGCGCCGCCATTGCACGGTGCCGTTGCCGTTCCCCAGCGCCAGTGTGCGCGCGGTGCTGGCCTGCAACGACAAACGTCCACCGAGCCCTCTGCCGGCCGGCGTCCACCCGCCGACGATCAACGCGCCCGCCGCCGCGCCCGCCCTGTCGCTGCTGGGGGCGAGCGAGCCGGTCACCGCCGCCCCGATCTCGTACGCGGCGCTGAAAGCGCGGGCGGGCGCGGTCGGCGTCATCGTCACCGCCACCGGCGGCGGCGCCGGCGGGTAGAGCGGGGTGGCCAGGGCCAGGCGAAACTCCGGGTGCACGTCGCTTTCAAAGGTCGCGATGATCACCGCCGCTGCGCCCGCCAGATCGGGGCAAGGGAACGTCCGTTCCAGGACGCGCTCGCCGATCGGCGTACCGTCGGCGCGCCGCACTTGAATACGCACCGACGCACCCTGGTCGTCCAGCAGCGCGACGTCGGGTTCGCTGGCCAGCGTGGCGCCGGGCAAAAGCTCCCCCAGGCGCGCCGCCACCGCCTGCGGCAGCGGACAGATCGAATCGCCTTCCACGGCCACCACCGGCCCGGCGAAAGACAGCGCCAGCCAAAACATCAACGGCATCGTCATGCGGTGGCGCCTCAAGCAAGCGCCCACCCACAAATACACCAATGCCAGGGCGTACGCGACGGGGGCGGAAGCGTCGCTCGGCTGTGGCGCCGCCCGGTGGACAGCCTGTGGGGAATCGGACATCCTCACGCGCGACAGATGCCTGCGAGCGTGCGTTGACCGAGGCCGGCGAAGGCGGCGGCGCCGCCGATGCGCCCGACGGGACCAAACCGCAAGACGTCACCCACGCCGCGCGCAGCGGCGCGATGCAAGCGCTGACCATCGCCGCGCAGGCGATGTTGACCATCACCCAAGTCTTGCTGGCGCGCCTGTTCGGCAAGGTGGTGTTCGGCAGCTACCAGACATGCCTGGCGATCATGGAGGTGTTGACCCGCGGCGGGACCGGCGGCGCCGACAA
Proteins encoded in this region:
- a CDS encoding sigma-70 family RNA polymerase sigma factor, producing MDHPLAPDPRPDLATIYRRHADAVATWARRMGGPELDVEDLVHEVFLVVQRRLPEWRGEAKITTWLYEITLRVVQDRRRRRHFWRGLGGGNGSRAGRVGDDELDRIAADQAGPVDTLEKREATAALYRILDGVAEKYRTVIVLFEIEGLSGEQIATLTGTSLANVWIRLHRGREKVLKRFLVWEAKGRP